One region of Luteolibacter yonseiensis genomic DNA includes:
- a CDS encoding excinuclease ABC subunit UvrC, with translation MSTPDFKSKLREVPHLPGVYLMKDRLGSIIYVGKARDLKRRMSSYFMASQKMRANVKTRALIDSIHDFEFHTVRNEEESLLLEGKLIKDYRPRYNVSFRDDKRFLLVKIRLADPWPRFVTTRMKKDDGSRYFGPFPHSGALHSTLEWLNRSLGLRVCRPPNPGEADYRHCNADIIRNCSAPCIGRISREEYFARVEEACRILEGKGKRGVFDSLRAEMTTAAENLDFEKAATLRDILQNLEKTLSPTRQFARGRGVQTTVKPTEDLAELGEELHLAGPPRVMECFDISNVSSNHIVASMVRFTDGRPDNQNYRRYRIKTVSGQDDFASMAEVIRRRYSRILLENSQANPDAEFSQESLIDSQRRLAREGKAKIILPDLVIVDGGKGQLGMAVRELQALGLHDLPVVGLAKQHEEVFVPGREQSIRIPHDRGALKLLQRIRDEAHRFANGYNSLLYRRRMKESLLDDCPGISPNKKRQLLEKFGSVARLKKAGADEIAKLPGISQKTAAGILEFLGRDD, from the coding sequence AAATCAAAACTCCGCGAGGTTCCGCACCTGCCCGGTGTTTACCTGATGAAAGACCGCCTGGGCTCCATCATCTATGTCGGAAAAGCGCGGGATCTGAAGCGCCGGATGTCGTCCTATTTCATGGCGTCGCAGAAAATGCGGGCGAACGTGAAAACCCGCGCGCTCATCGATTCCATCCACGACTTCGAGTTCCACACGGTGCGCAACGAGGAGGAATCCCTGCTGCTGGAAGGCAAGCTGATCAAGGACTACCGCCCGCGTTACAACGTCTCGTTCCGGGACGACAAGCGTTTCCTGCTGGTGAAGATCCGCCTGGCGGATCCATGGCCGCGCTTCGTCACCACCCGGATGAAAAAAGACGACGGCTCGCGCTACTTCGGCCCTTTCCCCCACTCCGGCGCGCTCCACAGCACCCTTGAATGGCTGAACCGCAGCCTCGGCCTCCGCGTCTGTCGCCCGCCGAATCCCGGAGAGGCGGACTACAGGCACTGCAATGCCGACATCATCCGGAACTGCTCCGCGCCGTGCATCGGGCGCATTTCCCGGGAGGAATATTTCGCCCGGGTGGAGGAGGCCTGCCGCATCCTCGAAGGGAAGGGGAAGCGCGGGGTCTTCGACAGCCTCCGCGCCGAAATGACGACGGCGGCGGAGAACCTCGATTTCGAAAAGGCCGCCACCCTGCGCGACATCCTGCAGAATCTCGAAAAAACCCTCTCGCCCACCCGCCAATTCGCCCGGGGGCGTGGAGTGCAGACGACCGTCAAGCCGACCGAGGACCTCGCCGAACTCGGTGAGGAACTCCACCTCGCCGGTCCGCCGCGCGTCATGGAGTGCTTCGATATTTCCAACGTTTCCTCGAACCACATCGTCGCGTCCATGGTGCGCTTCACCGATGGCAGGCCGGACAACCAGAACTACCGCCGCTACCGCATCAAGACCGTCAGCGGGCAGGACGACTTCGCCTCCATGGCGGAAGTCATCCGCCGCCGTTATTCCCGCATCCTGCTGGAAAACAGCCAGGCGAATCCCGATGCGGAATTCTCGCAGGAAAGCCTGATCGACTCCCAGCGCCGCCTCGCCCGCGAGGGGAAGGCGAAGATCATCCTGCCGGACCTCGTCATCGTGGACGGTGGCAAGGGCCAGCTCGGCATGGCCGTGAGGGAGCTCCAGGCCCTCGGCCTCCACGACCTGCCCGTCGTCGGCCTCGCGAAACAACACGAGGAGGTCTTCGTCCCCGGTCGGGAACAATCCATCCGCATTCCGCATGACCGCGGCGCGCTGAAGCTCCTCCAGCGCATCCGCGACGAGGCCCACCGCTTCGCGAACGGCTACAACTCGCTCCTCTACCGCCGCCGCATGAAGGAAAGCCTGCTCGACGACTGCCCCGGCATCTCACCGAACAAGAAACGCCAGCTGTTGGAAAAATTCGGCAGCGTGGCCAGATTGAAAAAAGCGGGCGCGGATGAGATCGCGAAGCTGCCCGGCATCTCCCAGAAAACCGCCGCAGGCATCCTGGAGTTTCTGGGGCGGGATGATTGA
- a CDS encoding Ig-like domain-containing protein, translated as MSGLSAGSVLAVQPMISSGRSHSIALKSDGTVWSWGMNSYGQLGNGTQALQPAPVQVTGLTNVVSIACGSSHSLALKSDGTVWTWGWNSAGQLGDNTLTNRKTPVQVSGLTGVVSLSAGYSHSMALKSDGTVWVWGENNFSQLGDGGTTNRKTPLQVSGLTGVVSVACGAYHSLAAKSDGTVRSWGRNNYGQLGDGSTTTRTTPVTATGLSGVIKLAAGDNHVLALKSDGTVRAWGYNNRGQIGDASNTNRPTSVQVGGLTGIVSVACGGSHSMALKSDGTGWGWGMNTNGELGLGDTSGSTTPVQITGITGATMVAGGANFSQAMFPDGVVRTWGYNYNNQLGNPAVRYRTEPLQIYALTDVVSASSGMFHAVVAKSDGTAWAWGSNSSGLLGDGTVTTRMAPVQVSGLTGVQSVSTKEYHSLAVKSDGTVQAWGDNYYGQLGDGTVITRRTPVAVSGLTGVLSVACGSFHSLAVKSDGTVWGWGNNTSGELGDGSMTSKQTPVITSGLSGVKSVACGRSFSLALKSDGTVWNWGAGLSGTPVQVGGLTGVVEIACGFYHSLALKSDGTVWAWGENTRGQLGDGSGINQASPVQVSGLSGVVSIAGSERGSRASKSDGTIWAWGANEVGQAGDGTTDWEKYTPVQTTGPAGGIWTVVDGGLTSFALKEDGSLFAWGYGTEGQLANAFRTIVTNPSPLFGLNLAGPSPVVSITSPADGSEVLMGGNASVVATATITTGTIDKVYFYADGIYLGEDNSTPFTYIYTPTTWGNLDINAVAVSAAGAFSLPANIRLQTPYDSDYDSLPDWWEVANGLIVGNWDYYDDTDSDGVINYYEYLLGFDPLSASTGGIPDSTRDRDGDGMPDAWEAQNSFDWKTADGAGDFDGDGLINSAEYTEGTDPRSYDTDWDGIPDGWEVGHGLEPLEYWDAGEDPDGDGIINLLEFVLGFDPHDATTAGTNDNTKDRDGDGLPDAWEASYGQFEWNSTLEHYVWVSITDWTVADSSVDVDGDGLSNTAEYLAGTSPVDYDTDDDYLPDGWEITHAFNPKSASGVNGASGDVDGDGVTNQYEFLLNLDPRDSTTHTVNDGVRDRDGDGMPDRYEASFGTFEGGSGLGNYVFTRKLDWEVADGVLDPDLDGLNNLGEYVATTDPFDYDTDNDVLPDGWEVSKGLNAKSSTGNQGRDGDPDGDGIKNQHEYVLDLDPNDSTTNSTNDSTKDRDGDGMPDGWEAKWGIWRKNVIPYVYLSKLKWNVNDAALDADYDGLTNLQEYATTHTNPVQPDSDGDRMDDGWEYSVGFNPNLHNLNDSNPNNDPDADPDGDNLTNEEESVYGTKPFDPDSDGDGVNDDVEVEQGSNPNDPNDSDPPPGGTVAVNISFGDHSGSHSEKYRVLLQPTEGDSQVRKRTNRAYGEVQTDTVHLPKGAKYTVTLSHAGTDPEFESDDKPDYDYTLNFNGECIVLKDDQGILGGHDESDPFFAEGKTATLYVPLFEWITPKESPVTKPDDSGDGQNEFTYSTANTGVLEIELKIRVKPDGTAGLTGHDGVKFSDRCIYKLPAISGSTFEWDPLNTDGKSSVSGEHLIAKAKYTALPTDNTGFGLKQAEFECDGHADTLEKGDFEVFFPKEATNHPGVGAGVTPNWYFYWAGTAVPGYDLTSGTYSYAPGGADQYAEYNSNPSAPHYTIHGPASAGHEVYNAAGLSVDRKGIDTLAATLVHEKTHRQVDLNNLSGGTWHGMLDSDLDELPDQWETSNSSLGFDKNNDTSFPGFPYGDDEEVYCERAAYGTTGDASKDWANPGKQTKNKF; from the coding sequence ATGTCGGGTCTGTCAGCCGGCTCCGTGCTGGCGGTGCAGCCGATGATCTCAAGCGGAAGATCGCATTCGATAGCATTGAAATCGGATGGTACGGTGTGGTCTTGGGGGATGAACAGTTACGGGCAGCTTGGCAATGGAACCCAGGCTCTCCAACCCGCCCCAGTACAGGTCACCGGTCTGACAAATGTGGTTTCCATAGCTTGCGGATCATCTCATTCGCTGGCGTTGAAGTCGGATGGAACGGTCTGGACGTGGGGTTGGAACAGCGCGGGTCAGCTGGGGGACAACACGCTGACGAACAGGAAAACCCCGGTGCAGGTCAGTGGCCTGACGGGAGTTGTTTCTTTGTCCGCCGGATATTCGCATTCGATGGCATTGAAGTCGGACGGGACCGTATGGGTATGGGGTGAAAACAATTTCAGCCAGTTGGGTGACGGCGGGACAACCAATCGGAAAACACCGTTGCAAGTCAGCGGCCTGACCGGAGTGGTTTCCGTTGCTTGCGGGGCGTATCATTCCCTGGCTGCCAAGTCCGATGGCACGGTCCGTTCCTGGGGACGAAACAATTATGGGCAACTTGGAGACGGCTCCACCACCACCCGGACGACTCCTGTGACCGCGACTGGATTGTCAGGCGTGATCAAGCTTGCCGCCGGTGACAATCATGTGTTGGCGTTGAAATCGGATGGGACTGTCCGGGCCTGGGGATATAATAACAGGGGCCAGATCGGAGATGCCAGCAACACGAACCGCCCGACTTCGGTGCAGGTGGGCGGTTTGACGGGAATCGTTTCGGTGGCTTGCGGAGGTAGTCACTCGATGGCGCTCAAATCGGACGGAACAGGATGGGGATGGGGTATGAATACCAATGGGGAACTGGGACTCGGGGATACGTCCGGCAGCACAACGCCTGTGCAGATCACCGGGATAACCGGCGCGACCATGGTGGCCGGTGGCGCCAACTTTTCGCAGGCGATGTTTCCGGACGGGGTGGTCAGGACATGGGGATATAATTATAACAACCAGTTGGGAAATCCGGCCGTGCGTTACCGGACGGAGCCTCTGCAGATATATGCTCTTACCGACGTGGTTTCAGCCTCAAGCGGAATGTTTCACGCGGTGGTTGCCAAATCCGATGGCACGGCATGGGCCTGGGGTTCCAACAGCAGCGGATTGTTGGGGGACGGTACCGTGACGACACGGATGGCTCCCGTCCAGGTGAGCGGACTGACCGGTGTGCAATCCGTATCCACAAAGGAGTATCATTCGTTGGCGGTGAAGTCGGACGGTACCGTCCAGGCATGGGGCGACAACTATTACGGTCAGCTGGGGGATGGCACTGTCATCACCCGGAGAACTCCGGTCGCGGTGAGCGGGCTGACGGGAGTTCTGTCGGTGGCTTGCGGCAGCTTCCATTCCCTGGCTGTCAAGTCGGACGGCACGGTGTGGGGCTGGGGCAACAACACAAGCGGTGAGCTGGGGGATGGAAGCATGACCTCCAAGCAGACCCCTGTGATCACGAGCGGGTTGAGCGGGGTCAAATCAGTGGCGTGCGGTCGTTCATTTTCGCTCGCCCTGAAGTCGGACGGCACGGTTTGGAACTGGGGTGCGGGTTTGTCGGGCACTCCCGTACAGGTTGGCGGTCTGACAGGAGTGGTTGAGATCGCATGCGGGTTTTATCATTCGCTGGCGCTGAAATCGGACGGAACGGTGTGGGCCTGGGGTGAGAACACCCGTGGCCAATTGGGAGACGGGAGCGGGATCAACCAAGCCTCGCCTGTGCAGGTCAGCGGCCTCTCAGGAGTGGTCAGCATCGCGGGTTCTGAGCGGGGCTCCCGTGCTTCCAAGTCGGATGGGACGATATGGGCCTGGGGGGCCAACGAAGTTGGGCAGGCGGGGGATGGAACGACTGATTGGGAGAAATACACACCCGTGCAGACCACCGGTCCCGCCGGGGGGATCTGGACCGTCGTGGATGGCGGTCTCACATCCTTTGCCTTGAAGGAGGATGGCTCGTTGTTCGCATGGGGATACGGCACGGAGGGACAGCTTGCGAACGCGTTTAGAACGATCGTCACCAATCCATCTCCCCTTTTCGGACTCAATCTGGCCGGACCTTCCCCCGTGGTGTCCATCACCTCTCCGGCCGACGGCTCCGAGGTGCTCATGGGTGGAAACGCATCCGTCGTCGCAACCGCGACCATAACGACCGGAACCATTGACAAGGTGTACTTCTATGCGGATGGCATTTATTTGGGGGAGGATAACTCCACTCCCTTCACCTATATCTATACTCCGACAACCTGGGGCAATCTGGATATCAACGCGGTCGCGGTGAGCGCGGCCGGGGCGTTTTCGCTTCCTGCCAACATACGTCTTCAAACTCCTTACGACAGTGATTATGACAGCCTGCCGGACTGGTGGGAGGTGGCGAATGGCTTGATTGTGGGAAACTGGGATTATTATGATGACACGGATTCCGATGGTGTCATCAACTACTACGAATATCTGTTGGGCTTCGATCCCTTGAGCGCGTCCACAGGCGGCATCCCTGATTCCACGAGAGACAGGGACGGCGACGGGATGCCGGATGCTTGGGAGGCACAGAATTCTTTCGACTGGAAGACCGCGGACGGTGCGGGAGATTTCGATGGGGACGGCCTGATCAATTCGGCTGAATACACGGAGGGAACGGATCCCCGCTCGTATGACACGGATTGGGACGGAATTCCGGATGGCTGGGAGGTCGGACATGGCTTGGAGCCGCTGGAATATTGGGATGCAGGCGAAGATCCGGATGGAGATGGAATCATCAATCTGCTGGAATTTGTCCTGGGATTCGACCCGCACGATGCCACGACAGCCGGAACCAACGACAATACGAAGGATCGGGATGGTGACGGACTGCCTGACGCATGGGAGGCTTCATACGGCCAGTTCGAGTGGAACAGTACGTTGGAACACTACGTTTGGGTTTCTATAACCGACTGGACGGTGGCCGACAGCAGCGTGGATGTGGATGGAGACGGTTTGAGCAACACGGCCGAATATCTGGCAGGAACATCGCCGGTGGATTATGATACGGACGATGACTATCTGCCGGATGGATGGGAAATCACCCACGCCTTCAACCCGAAATCCGCCTCCGGAGTGAACGGGGCATCCGGAGATGTGGATGGGGATGGAGTGACGAACCAATATGAATTCCTTTTGAATCTGGATCCTCGGGATTCAACCACACACACGGTGAACGACGGTGTCCGCGACCGTGACGGCGACGGCATGCCGGATCGTTACGAGGCATCTTTCGGCACATTTGAAGGAGGTTCCGGCCTCGGGAACTATGTCTTTACGAGAAAGCTGGACTGGGAGGTGGCTGATGGAGTTTTGGATCCCGATCTGGACGGCCTGAACAACCTGGGCGAATACGTTGCTACCACAGACCCCTTTGACTATGACACGGACAATGACGTCCTTCCTGACGGATGGGAGGTTTCCAAGGGGCTCAACGCCAAGTCTTCCACGGGAAATCAGGGACGGGATGGAGATCCTGACGGAGACGGAATCAAGAACCAGCACGAATATGTCCTGGATCTCGACCCGAACGACTCCACCACGAATTCCACGAACGACAGCACCAAGGACCGAGACGGAGACGGGATGCCGGATGGCTGGGAGGCGAAGTGGGGGATCTGGCGCAAGAACGTCATTCCTTATGTTTACCTCAGCAAGCTGAAATGGAATGTCAACGACGCGGCCCTGGATGCCGATTACGACGGACTCACGAATCTTCAGGAATACGCCACAACCCATACCAATCCTGTCCAGCCTGACAGTGATGGCGACAGGATGGATGACGGATGGGAATACAGCGTCGGCTTCAATCCCAATCTTCACAACCTGAACGATTCGAATCCGAACAACGATCCTGATGCCGATCCCGACGGTGACAACCTCACCAATGAGGAGGAGAGCGTTTATGGAACAAAGCCGTTCGACCCTGATTCCGACGGCGACGGCGTGAACGATGATGTGGAGGTGGAGCAGGGTTCGAATCCGAACGATCCCAACGACAGCGATCCGCCTCCAGGCGGCACCGTGGCGGTCAACATCAGCTTCGGCGACCACAGCGGAAGCCACTCCGAGAAATATCGGGTGTTGCTGCAGCCTACGGAAGGCGACAGCCAGGTGAGGAAACGTACGAACAGGGCTTATGGAGAAGTCCAGACTGATACGGTCCACCTGCCGAAAGGGGCTAAATATACGGTCACGCTGAGCCACGCCGGAACAGACCCTGAGTTCGAGAGCGATGACAAGCCGGACTATGACTACACTCTCAATTTCAACGGAGAATGCATTGTCTTGAAAGATGACCAGGGTATTCTGGGCGGACACGATGAAAGTGATCCCTTCTTCGCCGAAGGCAAGACAGCCACATTATATGTGCCTTTGTTCGAGTGGATCACCCCCAAGGAATCTCCCGTCACCAAGCCGGATGATAGCGGGGACGGACAGAACGAATTCACGTATAGCACGGCAAACACCGGAGTCTTGGAAATCGAGCTGAAAATACGGGTCAAGCCTGACGGCACGGCAGGGCTGACCGGGCACGACGGTGTGAAGTTTTCCGATCGCTGCATCTACAAGCTGCCAGCCATCAGCGGATCAACCTTTGAATGGGATCCTTTGAACACCGACGGGAAATCTTCGGTTTCAGGAGAGCATTTGATCGCGAAGGCGAAATATACGGCGTTGCCTACCGACAACACGGGTTTCGGCCTCAAGCAGGCCGAGTTCGAATGTGATGGCCATGCGGACACGCTGGAGAAGGGGGATTTCGAGGTATTCTTTCCAAAAGAAGCGACGAATCATCCGGGAGTCGGAGCAGGGGTGACGCCGAACTGGTATTTCTATTGGGCGGGAACCGCGGTTCCGGGGTATGATCTTACCAGCGGCACTTATAGTTACGCACCCGGAGGGGCGGACCAATATGCGGAATACAATTCAAATCCCAGCGCTCCGCATTACACCATCCACGGCCCCGCATCAGCGGGCCACGAGGTTTACAACGCTGCGGGCCTGTCGGTGGATCGCAAAGGAATAGACACATTGGCCGCCACCCTGGTTCACGAAAAAACCCACAGGCAGGTTGATCTGAACAATCTTTCCGGCGGGACTTGGCATGGAATGCTTGACAGTGATCTGGATGAGCTGCCGGACCAATGGGAGACCAGCAATTCCAGCCTTGGATTTGATAAGAACAACGACACCTCGTTTCCGGGGTTTCCGTATGGTGACGACGAAGAAGTGTATTGTGAGCGTGCTGCTTACGGGACTACCGGTGATGCGTCAAAAGATTGGGCCAATCCGGGCAAACAGACAAAAAACAAATTTTAA